One window of the Candidatus Tisiphia endosymbiont of Sialis lutaria genome contains the following:
- a CDS encoding lytic transglycosylase domain-containing protein: MLIILELLTSESMALIYDKDTFIKNTFTHLDNKEWQDCEKMAKASKDQALIKIVMSQQFLDQNYKKNNFASVINFIQDNPHWPHINKLKERAEQYLNYGTDKTLIINWFNKNQPITPLGYKFYALAAKQLIKDQQKLAKIIKNGWIYGVFTAPEEKQYLTNFKNILREEDHDLTNFKNILREEDHVKKIDQYLWETDINSAKKYMHYVSNGYKQNFLAQIAILNQSSNSEELFQKISEKYYTPALLFHYLDSKKKDIPTSKSIALFKKVKPDNIHSARWGRLQSYYAREFIDQKDFANSYKTITIPLTVSHEYIREAEWLSGWLALRFLHKPDLALSHFNKFMKLTTKPLSISRGQYWLARTYQAKGDMKQANKFYNMAAKYSDRFYGQLANIELKTNHLILPQKPKSIKPNLENSEIIRAIKHLIKYGKYGLAFLYADTAIRKSSEPSEILLITKLISSYDNIFHMVEIARIACQYHVFIKDYAFPITHIKAVKTSPVEEALTYSIIRHESGFNQYTINDAKGHGLMQLEKAAACDTAESLNHQCNIKKLTTDPEYNIMLGSNYLKTLLQRFDGSYILTIASYNAGPNTISKWMDLFGDPRKLKNLWQVIDWIELIPYPHTRNYVQRVLENIQVYRTIINKNNNLKLKHDLLT; the protein is encoded by the coding sequence ATTTTAATCATTCTAGAACTATTAACATCAGAGTCAATGGCATTGATCTATGATAAAGATACTTTTATTAAAAACACTTTTACCCATCTAGACAACAAAGAATGGCAAGATTGTGAAAAGATGGCAAAAGCTTCAAAAGATCAAGCTTTAATCAAAATTGTCATGTCTCAACAGTTCTTAGACCAAAATTATAAAAAGAATAATTTTGCATCGGTAATAAATTTTATACAAGATAATCCCCACTGGCCACATATCAACAAACTAAAAGAGAGAGCTGAACAATATCTAAATTATGGCACAGACAAAACTTTAATCATAAATTGGTTTAATAAAAACCAACCAATCACGCCTTTAGGCTATAAGTTCTACGCTTTAGCTGCTAAACAATTAATAAAAGATCAACAGAAATTAGCAAAAATTATAAAAAACGGTTGGATTTATGGCGTCTTTACTGCTCCAGAAGAAAAACAATATTTAACTAATTTCAAAAATATATTACGTGAAGAAGATCATGATTTAACTAATTTCAAAAATATATTACGTGAAGAAGATCATGTGAAAAAAATTGATCAATATTTATGGGAAACCGATATTAATAGTGCCAAAAAATATATGCACTATGTGAGTAATGGCTATAAACAAAATTTCCTTGCCCAAATTGCTATACTAAACCAGTCTAGTAATAGTGAGGAACTTTTTCAAAAAATATCAGAAAAATATTATACCCCTGCTTTATTATTTCACTATTTGGATTCCAAAAAAAAAGATATCCCCACCAGCAAAAGTATCGCTCTATTTAAAAAAGTAAAGCCAGATAACATACATTCTGCCCGTTGGGGGCGCCTACAATCCTATTACGCCAGAGAATTTATTGACCAAAAAGATTTTGCCAATAGCTATAAAACAATTACTATACCTCTTACTGTAAGCCATGAATATATAAGAGAAGCAGAGTGGCTTAGTGGTTGGCTTGCTCTTAGATTCTTACATAAACCTGACCTTGCTTTAAGTCATTTTAATAAATTTATGAAACTTACAACAAAGCCATTAAGTATATCAAGGGGACAATATTGGCTAGCTAGAACATATCAAGCAAAAGGGGATATGAAACAAGCAAATAAATTTTATAATATGGCAGCTAAATATTCTGATCGTTTTTATGGGCAGTTGGCAAATATTGAGCTTAAAACGAATCACTTAATTCTACCACAAAAACCTAAATCCATTAAGCCTAATTTGGAAAATAGTGAAATTATTAGAGCCATAAAACATTTAATTAAATATGGTAAGTATGGTTTAGCTTTTTTATATGCTGATACGGCTATTAGAAAATCATCAGAGCCATCTGAAATTTTATTAATTACTAAGCTAATTAGCAGCTATGATAATATTTTCCATATGGTAGAAATAGCAAGAATCGCTTGTCAATATCATGTTTTTATTAAAGATTATGCTTTCCCTATCACGCATATAAAGGCAGTAAAAACCTCTCCTGTAGAGGAAGCTTTAACATATAGTATTATCAGACATGAATCGGGTTTTAATCAATACACCATTAATGACGCTAAAGGTCATGGGCTAATGCAACTTGAAAAAGCTGCTGCCTGTGATACTGCAGAATCTCTTAATCATCAATGTAACATTAAAAAACTAACCACTGATCCTGAATATAATATTATGCTAGGTAGCAATTATTTAAAAACACTGTTACAACGATTTGATGGGTCATATATTCTAACTATCGCATCTTATAACGCTGGTCCTAATACCATATCAAAGTGGATGGATCTATTTGGTGATCCACGAAAGCTAAAAAATTTATGGCAAGTAATTGATTGGATTGAGCTAATACCATATCCTCACACTAGGAATTATGTGCAACGTGTGTTGGAAAATATACAAGTTTATAGGACTATAATTAATAAAAATAATAATTTAAAATTAAAACACGATCTTTTAACTTAG
- a CDS encoding septation protein A, with amino-acid sequence MLNFLSEIAPLIAFFIGYFYGGSMQSATLYILITSIICVSLCYFIEGKVSRSLLISSGVLLVSASIVLISGNSMYIKIKPTILYLIFCGTFFISAVRNKAFMKYMFNHFVQLEDKNWNILSYRTAAFLLFMAILNEIVWRNFAESTWVIFKIFGAIPIMFIFLLLQIPFILKNKLPDSTDDIS; translated from the coding sequence ATGCTTAATTTTTTATCAGAAATTGCTCCGCTTATAGCGTTTTTTATTGGCTATTTTTATGGCGGTAGTATGCAAAGTGCAACGTTATATATACTTATTACTTCAATTATTTGCGTTAGTTTGTGTTATTTTATAGAAGGCAAAGTTTCAAGATCATTATTAATATCTTCTGGAGTGTTATTAGTCTCAGCTAGTATAGTTTTGATCAGTGGTAACTCTATGTATATCAAGATCAAACCGACTATTCTATATTTAATTTTTTGTGGTACATTTTTTATCAGTGCAGTAAGAAATAAGGCATTTATGAAATATATGTTTAATCATTTTGTCCAACTTGAAGATAAAAATTGGAATATTTTAAGCTATAGAACCGCGGCTTTCCTCCTGTTCATGGCAATATTAAATGAAATAGTATGGCGTAATTTTGCAGAATCTACATGGGTTATATTTAAAATATTTGGAGCAATACCTATAATGTTCATTTTCCTATTGCTACAAATACCTTTTATCTTAAAGAACAAACTGCCAGACTCAACAGATGACATAAGCTGA
- a CDS encoding bifunctional (p)ppGpp synthetase/guanosine-3',5'-bis(diphosphate) 3'-pyrophosphohydrolase: MSFMLYNFHKIVSAIGTSLHESSIVENISYRLKDPASVLKKLLRKNIDFHQLTDLVALRIIVDKQEDCYKVLDILHDLYPNNLEKYKDYIINPKHNGYSSLHVVLAVGTPSRNVEIQIRTNQMHDIAEFGTASHGEYKKSQEARIEELFSTTLSNIDAIYRGLNNAYKLFEQFNWTMLELVAYEQEIQDVWNNCQDDLQAIREQLLEE, translated from the coding sequence ATGAGTTTTATGTTATATAATTTCCACAAGATTGTCAGTGCTATTGGTACTAGTTTGCATGAGAGTTCTATAGTAGAGAACATATCATATAGGCTAAAAGACCCTGCTTCTGTCTTAAAGAAGCTGTTAAGAAAGAATATTGATTTTCATCAATTAACTGATCTAGTGGCTCTTAGAATTATAGTTGATAAGCAAGAAGATTGTTACAAAGTATTGGATATTCTTCATGATCTATATCCTAACAATCTTGAGAAATATAAAGACTATATTATTAATCCTAAGCATAATGGTTATAGTTCTCTGCATGTCGTGCTTGCCGTTGGGACACCTAGTCGTAATGTGGAAATACAGATACGAACCAATCAGATGCATGATATAGCAGAATTTGGTACCGCTAGTCATGGTGAATATAAAAAATCACAAGAAGCGAGAATAGAAGAATTATTTTCTACAACATTATCTAATATAGATGCTATTTATAGAGGGCTAAATAATGCATATAAGCTTTTTGAACAGTTTAATTGGACTATGCTGGAGTTAGTTGCTTATGAACAAGAAATCCAAGATGTTTGGAATAATTGTCAAGATGACTTACAAGCAATACGTGAACAATTATTAGAAGAGTAG
- a CDS encoding FTR1 family protein: MFKIALVVFRECLEIALLLGVILAVTKQLEKSRIYIIAGVMLGTVSAALFAFFTRTISISFSGMGDEIFNSAVILLTVVLIGWTIVWMQGYGIKIKRHLNDLSVKISSGDSSYIMLILIVAATILREGMEIILLVYSISSVEVIDANSYLLGLIIGMVSGLTLGIVIYLGFIKLANQQYIFRISSILLMLIASGFAAEAAGILTSSGIITILPDQLWDSSWLVSDNSIYGKFLNMITGYIAKPNGLQVIFYICTLGLINIFIQMKIRCTKN, translated from the coding sequence ATGTTTAAAATAGCGTTAGTAGTATTTAGAGAATGTCTGGAAATAGCTTTGTTGCTTGGGGTAATACTTGCTGTAACAAAACAATTAGAAAAATCTAGAATTTATATAATTGCTGGAGTGATGCTTGGCACAGTATCTGCTGCATTATTCGCGTTCTTCACTCGCACTATATCCATATCATTTAGTGGCATGGGGGATGAGATATTTAATTCTGCAGTTATTCTACTAACAGTTGTGTTAATTGGTTGGACTATAGTATGGATGCAAGGTTATGGTATTAAGATAAAGCGACATCTTAATGATTTGTCTGTAAAGATTAGTAGCGGCGATAGTAGTTATATAATGCTAATATTGATTGTTGCAGCAACTATTCTTCGAGAAGGAATGGAAATTATTTTATTAGTTTACAGTATTTCCTCAGTTGAAGTAATTGACGCTAATAGTTATCTACTAGGGTTAATTATTGGTATGGTTAGCGGACTAACACTTGGTATCGTTATATATTTAGGTTTTATAAAATTAGCAAACCAACAATATATATTTCGTATATCTTCAATTTTACTAATGCTTATTGCCAGTGGCTTTGCAGCAGAAGCGGCTGGTATATTGACTTCTTCAGGAATTATTACTATTCTGCCAGACCAGCTTTGGGATAGCTCATGGCTAGTTTCTGATAACAGCATTTATGGTAAATTTCTAAATATGATTACTGGATATATTGCTAAGCCTAATGGCTTACAAGTCATTTTTTATATTTGTACTCTAGGATTAATTAATATCTTTATACAAATGAAAATCAGATGCACAAAAAACTAG
- the prfA gene encoding peptide chain release factor 1 — MSFSDNLVKILNKYEEISKKLSTGIVGEEFIKASKEYAGLEPIVQTINEYNKSTSELRDIKEMAQEPNLDHDTQSMIYDEIHRLEALMPKLERAVKLSLLPKDEADTKNAIIEVRAGSGGEEAALFAATLFNMYHRYAELKSWRFEILSISDTGIGGYKEASALIQGRDVFSKLKFESGVHRVQRVPETESSGRIHTSAATVAVLPEAEDVDVKIDDKDLRIDTYRASGAGGQHVNTTESAVRITHLPTGIVVALQDEKSQHKNKAKAMKILRSRVYEAERYKKDMERAEVRKGQVGSGDRSERIRTYNFPQGRVSDHRINLTLYKIEDVVKNGQLDEFIEALISADEAKKLSEV; from the coding sequence ATGAGCTTTTCTGATAATCTAGTAAAAATCTTAAACAAATATGAAGAAATATCAAAAAAATTAAGCACTGGTATAGTCGGAGAAGAATTTATCAAAGCATCGAAGGAATATGCTGGACTAGAGCCAATTGTTCAAACAATTAATGAATATAATAAATCTACATCCGAGTTACGCGATATCAAAGAAATGGCACAAGAGCCAAATTTAGACCATGATACGCAGTCGATGATATATGATGAAATACATCGTTTAGAAGCTCTGATGCCTAAACTAGAAAGGGCGGTAAAGCTTTCTTTGTTACCAAAAGACGAAGCTGATACAAAAAATGCTATTATCGAGGTAAGAGCTGGTAGCGGTGGAGAAGAAGCGGCATTATTTGCAGCAACTTTATTTAATATGTATCACAGATACGCCGAATTAAAAAGCTGGCGTTTTGAAATATTATCAATCTCAGATACTGGTATTGGCGGATATAAAGAAGCATCAGCCCTGATTCAAGGACGCGATGTATTCTCTAAACTTAAATTCGAATCAGGCGTCCACCGAGTGCAAAGAGTCCCTGAGACTGAGTCAAGTGGGAGGATCCATACTTCGGCAGCTACCGTTGCTGTCTTGCCTGAAGCAGAAGATGTAGACGTTAAGATCGATGACAAAGATTTACGAATTGATACATATCGAGCATCGGGAGCAGGTGGACAACATGTCAATACCACAGAATCAGCGGTAAGAATTACCCATTTACCAACTGGTATTGTCGTTGCCTTACAAGACGAAAAATCACAGCATAAAAATAAAGCTAAGGCTATGAAAATTCTTCGTTCTAGGGTATATGAAGCAGAGCGATATAAAAAAGATATGGAGAGAGCCGAAGTACGCAAAGGTCAAGTTGGTTCTGGTGATAGATCGGAAAGAATTCGTACCTATAACTTTCCGCAAGGCAGAGTATCTGATCATAGAATTAACCTAACTCTCTATAAAATAGAAGATGTCGTGAAAAATGGGCAGTTAGACGAATTTATTGAAGCTTTAATATCGGCTGATGAGGCAAAAAAACTTTCAGAAGTTTAA
- the thrS gene encoding threonine--tRNA ligase, which produces MITITFPDGTQKQFTKNITGLEIASQISTSLAKDALVIEVNNELKDLSLPIEFDCNLRILTYKDSKCLEVIRHDAAHITAEAVKELFPNIQVTIGPAIENGFFYDFAKEQPFSSEDLLKIEAKMHEIVKRNEKITREVWNRDQAIEFFKSIGEHYKAEIISEIPDNEDITLYRQGNFIDLCRGPHAPSTGFIKHFKLMKVAGAYWQGDSKNPMLQRIYGTAWATKEQLDNYLYMLEEAEKRDHRKLGRELDLFHFQEEAQGMVFWHDKGWSIYRIIEQYIRNKIRKMGYIEVKTPVLVDKSLWESSGHWEKFREDMFALNLADDKTLAMKPMNCPCHVQIFKQGIKSYRDLPLRMSEFGLCHRNEASGALHGLMRVKAFRQDDAHIFCTEEQINSETVKFCSLLTEIYKDFGFSDIKIKFSDRPKVRAGSDEVWDKAENALKNAVKEAGYSYILNPGDGAFYGPKLDFCLKDSIGREWQCGTLQVDFVLPERLDAHYVAANGEKKRPVMLHRAVIGSFERFIGILIEEYAGRFPLWLAPVQVAIATITSDLNDYALEVHKLLVSEGVRSDIDISPEKINYKIRCFSNDKVPIIAVVGKQEMANNTVTIRQLGSDQQEIISLKNLVKLVKDQNTRYLT; this is translated from the coding sequence ATGATTACTATTACTTTTCCAGATGGAACACAAAAGCAATTTACAAAAAATATTACGGGGTTGGAGATAGCTAGTCAAATCTCTACTTCTCTAGCAAAAGATGCTTTGGTTATTGAGGTAAATAATGAGCTAAAGGACTTAAGCTTGCCGATAGAATTTGATTGTAATTTAAGAATTCTAACCTATAAAGATTCTAAATGCTTAGAGGTAATACGTCATGATGCTGCTCATATAACAGCGGAGGCAGTTAAAGAATTATTTCCCAATATCCAGGTAACTATAGGGCCAGCTATTGAAAATGGCTTTTTTTATGATTTTGCTAAGGAGCAACCTTTTTCATCGGAAGATTTGCTGAAGATAGAAGCAAAAATGCATGAGATTGTTAAAAGAAATGAGAAAATCACTAGAGAAGTATGGAATCGTGATCAAGCTATAGAATTCTTTAAATCAATTGGTGAACATTATAAAGCTGAGATAATCTCGGAAATTCCGGACAATGAGGATATTACCTTATACCGGCAAGGTAATTTTATTGATCTTTGTCGTGGTCCGCATGCTCCATCAACTGGCTTCATTAAACATTTTAAATTAATGAAAGTGGCAGGAGCATATTGGCAAGGTGATAGTAAGAACCCTATGCTACAAAGAATCTATGGTACAGCTTGGGCAACAAAAGAGCAGTTGGACAATTATCTGTATATGCTTGAAGAGGCAGAGAAACGTGATCATAGAAAATTAGGGCGGGAACTTGATTTGTTCCATTTTCAGGAAGAAGCTCAAGGTATGGTATTTTGGCATGATAAGGGTTGGAGCATATACCGCATTATCGAACAATATATCAGAAATAAAATTAGAAAAATGGGGTATATTGAGGTAAAAACTCCGGTACTTGTTGATAAAAGCTTGTGGGAATCTTCTGGTCACTGGGAGAAATTTAGGGAAGATATGTTTGCTCTAAATCTTGCTGATGATAAAACGCTGGCTATGAAACCAATGAATTGTCCATGTCATGTACAGATTTTTAAGCAAGGTATCAAAAGTTATCGAGATTTACCATTGCGTATGTCTGAATTTGGTTTATGTCATAGAAACGAGGCATCTGGAGCATTGCATGGTTTGATGAGAGTAAAGGCTTTTAGGCAAGATGATGCCCATATTTTCTGTACCGAAGAGCAAATTAACAGTGAGACAGTAAAATTTTGTAGTCTCTTAACCGAGATTTATAAAGATTTTGGCTTTTCGGATATAAAAATTAAATTTTCAGATCGTCCTAAGGTAAGGGCTGGCAGTGATGAAGTTTGGGATAAAGCCGAAAATGCTCTAAAAAATGCCGTAAAAGAAGCCGGTTATTCTTACATATTAAACCCTGGTGATGGAGCATTTTATGGACCAAAACTAGATTTTTGTCTTAAAGATTCAATAGGTAGAGAATGGCAATGCGGTACTCTACAGGTTGATTTTGTCTTACCAGAACGTCTTGATGCCCACTATGTTGCAGCAAACGGTGAGAAAAAGAGACCAGTAATGTTGCATAGGGCTGTAATTGGTTCTTTTGAACGATTCATTGGTATATTAATTGAAGAATATGCCGGACGATTCCCTCTATGGTTAGCTCCTGTACAAGTAGCTATTGCTACTATCACTAGTGATTTAAATGATTATGCACTTGAGGTGCATAAATTATTGGTTAGTGAAGGGGTAAGGTCAGATATTGATATTTCGCCTGAAAAGATTAATTATAAAATACGTTGTTTTTCTAATGATAAAGTGCCTATAATAGCTGTTGTTGGTAAACAGGAAATGGCAAATAATACTGTGACTATAAGACAACTCGGATCTGATCAACAAGAAATTATTTCTTTAAAAAATCTAGTAAAGCTTGTGAAAGATCAGAATACCCGCTATTTAACGTAA
- the infC gene encoding translation initiation factor IF-3, with amino-acid sequence MSGVKSSNFPKANREIRASQVRLVGENGEMLGIVSIREALEYAEKAALDLVEISPNAEPPVCKILNFGKFKYDSKKRIQDSRKKQRIIVLKEMKFKPNISQGDFDVKLRKIKDFLKEGDKVKISLWFKGREIIHNDIGMKLFDRILLELEGLAKIDSAPKMEGKQIIMLVSPNTIKIPTN; translated from the coding sequence ATTTCTGGAGTTAAGAGCAGTAATTTTCCGAAGGCTAATAGGGAAATTAGGGCTAGTCAAGTTCGTTTAGTCGGTGAAAATGGTGAGATGCTTGGCATCGTCAGTATTAGGGAAGCTTTGGAGTATGCCGAAAAGGCTGCTTTAGATTTAGTAGAAATTTCACCAAATGCTGAGCCTCCTGTCTGTAAGATATTGAATTTTGGTAAGTTTAAATATGATAGTAAAAAACGTATTCAAGATTCCAGGAAAAAACAAAGAATTATTGTCCTTAAAGAGATGAAGTTTAAGCCAAACATTAGTCAGGGTGATTTTGATGTGAAGCTTCGTAAAATCAAGGATTTTTTGAAGGAAGGTGACAAAGTAAAAATCTCCTTATGGTTCAAAGGTAGAGAGATTATCCATAACGATATTGGTATGAAGTTATTTGACCGTATATTGTTAGAACTAGAAGGTTTGGCTAAGATTGATTCTGCTCCTAAAATGGAGGGTAAACAGATAATTATGTTAGTCAGTCCTAATACCATAAAAATACCAACGAACTAA
- a CDS encoding pyruvate dehydrogenase complex dihydrolipoamide acetyltransferase, with translation MPIKILMPALSPTMTEGNVSKWLKKEGDKVVPGDVIAEIETDKATMEVESVDEGVLAKIIVPQGTENVAVNSLIAVLLEEGEDISLLDNFIASSDNVAKSSEKPAIVVEESKSVNLTPENKTIKDTARVYASPLARRLAAIDNIDLSNIQGSGPHGRIIKKDVLSYLVQPTNSGKIRAVNRNNQEYRSVPNNNIRKIIAKRLLESKQTIPHFYLSIECNMDKLLDIREDINKSLIEESNIKISVNDFVILAVAKALKIVPEANASWDESAIRYYNNVDVSVAVAIDNGLITPIVRNADQKDLVTLSRELQTLIKKARDNKLTPEEFQGGGFSVSNLGMYGVKSFNAIINPPQSCILAIGASSKRPIVDNDQIKIATMMDVSLSSDHRVVDGAVGAKFLTSFKKFIESPALMLI, from the coding sequence ATGCCAATTAAGATTCTCATGCCTGCTCTATCCCCAACTATGACTGAAGGGAATGTTAGCAAATGGCTAAAAAAAGAAGGAGATAAGGTTGTTCCAGGGGATGTTATAGCAGAAATAGAGACAGATAAAGCTACTATGGAAGTGGAATCTGTAGATGAAGGGGTTCTTGCTAAAATAATTGTACCACAAGGTACAGAGAATGTAGCGGTCAACTCACTTATTGCTGTATTACTTGAAGAAGGTGAAGATATAAGCTTATTGGATAATTTTATAGCAAGTAGTGATAATGTTGCTAAATCATCTGAAAAGCCGGCAATAGTTGTAGAGGAAAGTAAATCAGTTAATTTAACTCCGGAAAACAAAACAATAAAAGATACTGCTAGAGTATATGCTTCACCTTTGGCTAGAAGATTAGCAGCTATTGATAATATTGATTTGTCAAATATTCAAGGTAGTGGACCACATGGTAGAATAATTAAAAAAGATGTATTATCCTACTTAGTGCAACCAACAAATAGTGGTAAGATTAGGGCGGTGAACAGAAATAACCAGGAGTACAGGTCTGTCCCCAATAACAATATTCGTAAAATCATCGCTAAACGTTTGCTTGAATCTAAACAAACCATTCCACATTTCTATCTCTCAATAGAATGTAATATGGATAAGTTGCTTGATATTAGAGAAGATATCAATAAATCGCTGATAGAAGAGAGTAATATTAAAATTTCTGTCAATGATTTTGTTATTTTAGCAGTAGCCAAAGCTCTAAAAATTGTACCGGAAGCAAATGCCAGTTGGGATGAATCTGCTATTCGATATTATAATAACGTCGATGTATCAGTTGCTGTAGCAATCGATAACGGTCTTATAACACCTATCGTCAGAAATGCTGATCAAAAAGATTTGGTGACATTATCCCGCGAATTACAAACTCTTATAAAAAAAGCCCGGGATAATAAATTAACTCCTGAAGAATTTCAAGGGGGTGGTTTTTCCGTCTCTAACCTAGGTATGTACGGTGTTAAGAGCTTTAATGCTATAATAAATCCACCACAAAGCTGTATCCTAGCAATAGGAGCAAGTTCAAAACGTCCAATAGTTGACAATGATCAGATAAAAATTGCTACTATGATGGATGTTAGCCTTTCTTCTGATCACAGAGTTGTTGATGGTGCTGTTGGAGCCAAATTTTTGACTTCATTCAAAAAATTTATAGAAAGCCCTGCATTGATGCTTATATAA
- a CDS encoding cupredoxin domain-containing protein: MKRKATIGLFIGVVLLSGIIIFIINNKVESENNTDTAMLEIVTVIKNHRFEPDVITVPSGKKIRFIIHNQDNTVEEFESHDLHREKIIMPNDSINIILAPLAPGKYDFFGDFHQETAQGSLIVN; the protein is encoded by the coding sequence ATGAAAAGAAAAGCTACCATTGGACTCTTTATAGGCGTTGTTCTATTATCAGGAATAATAATTTTTATAATTAATAATAAAGTTGAATCTGAAAATAATACAGATACTGCTATGTTAGAAATTGTAACGGTCATAAAAAACCATAGATTTGAACCTGATGTTATTACAGTACCTAGTGGTAAGAAAATTCGTTTTATTATCCACAATCAAGATAATACTGTAGAGGAGTTTGAAAGTCATGATCTGCACCGCGAAAAGATCATTATGCCAAATGATTCTATAAATATAATACTTGCCCCTTTAGCTCCTGGTAAATATGATTTCTTCGGAGATTTTCACCAAGAGACGGCTCAAGGGTCTCTCATTGTTAATTAA